In the genome of Raphanus sativus cultivar WK10039 chromosome 4, ASM80110v3, whole genome shotgun sequence, one region contains:
- the LOC108855679 gene encoding zinc finger protein CONSTANS-LIKE 4 isoform X1, protein MASKLCDSCKSATAALYCRPDAAFLCLSCDSKVHAANKLASRHARVWMCEVCEQAPAHVTCKADAAALCVTCDRDIHSANPLARRHERVPVTPFYDSVSDSDGSAKHAAVNFLDDCYFSDLDGNASREEEDEAASWLLPNPKTAALATAVPGDEPEMNTGQQYMFTDPDPYLDYGTVDPKVESQEQNSSGTTDGVVPVENRTVKVATAVNENCYELDFTGGSKGFTYGYNSISHSQVSSSSLEVGVVPDGGSVGDVSYPYGGAATSVTDPGTQRAVPLTAAEREARVMRYREKRKNRKFEKTIRYASRKAYAEMRPRIKGRFAKRTDTNESSNDVVVGGHGGIFSGFGLVPTF, encoded by the exons CAAATCGGCGACTGCGGCGCTGTACTGCCGCCCAGACGCGGCGTTTCTCTGCCTCAGCTGCGACTCTAAAGTCCACGCGGCGAACAAGCTCGCGTCGAGGCACGCGCGCGTGTGGATGTGCGAAGTGTGCGAGCAAGCGCCGGCTCACGTCACGTGCAAGGCGGACGCGGCCGCCCTCTGCGTCACGTGCGACCGAGACATCCACTCCGCAAACCCCTTGGCTCGCCGCCACGAGCGCGTCCCCGTCACGCCTTTCTACGACTCAGTCTCCGACTCCGACGGATCCGCCAAGCACGCCGCCGTCAACTTCCTCGACGACTGCTACTTCTCCGATCTTGACGGGAACGCCAGCCGCGAGGAGGAGGATGAGGCCGCCTCGTGGCTGCTCCCGAATCCGAAGACGGCGGCGCTGGCTACGGCGGTGCCGGGAGATGAACCGGAGATGAACACGGGTCAGCAGTACATGTTCACGGATCCGGATCCGTATCTGGACTACGGGACTGTTGATCCGAAGGTGGAGTCGCAGGAGCAGAACAGCTCCGGCACCACCGACGGTGTGGTTCCGGTGGAGAATCGGACGGTTAAGGTGGCGACGGCGGTGAACGAGAACTGCTACGAACTTGATTTCACCGGAGGATCTAAAGGCTTTACTTACGGTTACAACTCCATTAGCCACAGC CAGGTATCGTCATCCTCACTGGAAGTGGGAGTGGTGCCAGATGGAGGCTCTGTGGGCGACGTTTCATACCCATACGGTGGTGCTGCAACCAGTGTAACGGATCCGGGAACTCAGAGGGCAGTTCCGCTAACGGCAGCGGAGAGAGAGGCGAGAGTAATGAGGTAcagagagaagaggaagaacaggaaGTTCGAGAAGACGATAAGATATGCTTCGAGGAAAGCGTATGCGGAGATGAGACCTAGGATCAAGGGAAGGTTTGCAAAGCGGACTGATACGAATGAGAGCAGCAACGACGTGGTTGTTGGTGGTCATGGCGGTATCTTTAGCGGGTTTGGACTTGTACCTACATTTTAG
- the LOC108855679 gene encoding zinc finger protein CONSTANS-LIKE 4 isoform X2 — protein sequence MASKLCDSCKSATAALYCRPDAAFLCLSCDSKVHAANKLASRHARVWMCEVCEQAPAHVTCKADAAALCVTCDRDIHSANPLARRHERVPVTPFYDSVSDSDGSAKHAAVNFLDDCYFSDLDGNASREEEDEAASWLLPNPKTAALATAVPGDEPEMNTGQQYMFTDPDPYLDYGTVDPKVESQEQNSSGTTDGVVPVENRTVKVATAVNENCYELDFTGGSKGFTYGYNSISHSVSSSSLEVGVVPDGGSVGDVSYPYGGAATSVTDPGTQRAVPLTAAEREARVMRYREKRKNRKFEKTIRYASRKAYAEMRPRIKGRFAKRTDTNESSNDVVVGGHGGIFSGFGLVPTF from the exons CAAATCGGCGACTGCGGCGCTGTACTGCCGCCCAGACGCGGCGTTTCTCTGCCTCAGCTGCGACTCTAAAGTCCACGCGGCGAACAAGCTCGCGTCGAGGCACGCGCGCGTGTGGATGTGCGAAGTGTGCGAGCAAGCGCCGGCTCACGTCACGTGCAAGGCGGACGCGGCCGCCCTCTGCGTCACGTGCGACCGAGACATCCACTCCGCAAACCCCTTGGCTCGCCGCCACGAGCGCGTCCCCGTCACGCCTTTCTACGACTCAGTCTCCGACTCCGACGGATCCGCCAAGCACGCCGCCGTCAACTTCCTCGACGACTGCTACTTCTCCGATCTTGACGGGAACGCCAGCCGCGAGGAGGAGGATGAGGCCGCCTCGTGGCTGCTCCCGAATCCGAAGACGGCGGCGCTGGCTACGGCGGTGCCGGGAGATGAACCGGAGATGAACACGGGTCAGCAGTACATGTTCACGGATCCGGATCCGTATCTGGACTACGGGACTGTTGATCCGAAGGTGGAGTCGCAGGAGCAGAACAGCTCCGGCACCACCGACGGTGTGGTTCCGGTGGAGAATCGGACGGTTAAGGTGGCGACGGCGGTGAACGAGAACTGCTACGAACTTGATTTCACCGGAGGATCTAAAGGCTTTACTTACGGTTACAACTCCATTAGCCACAGC GTATCGTCATCCTCACTGGAAGTGGGAGTGGTGCCAGATGGAGGCTCTGTGGGCGACGTTTCATACCCATACGGTGGTGCTGCAACCAGTGTAACGGATCCGGGAACTCAGAGGGCAGTTCCGCTAACGGCAGCGGAGAGAGAGGCGAGAGTAATGAGGTAcagagagaagaggaagaacaggaaGTTCGAGAAGACGATAAGATATGCTTCGAGGAAAGCGTATGCGGAGATGAGACCTAGGATCAAGGGAAGGTTTGCAAAGCGGACTGATACGAATGAGAGCAGCAACGACGTGGTTGTTGGTGGTCATGGCGGTATCTTTAGCGGGTTTGGACTTGTACCTACATTTTAG
- the LOC108852880 gene encoding probable protein phosphatase 2C 69 has translation MGYKDLVLSYSNKMRVIEAPASGGGLSQNEKFSYGYASSAGKRSSMEDFFETRIDGVNGEIVGLFGVFDGHGGAAAAEYLKRHLFSNLITHPNFISDTKSAIADAYNHTDTELLKSENNNHTIDAGSTASTAILVGDRLLVANVGDSRAVICRAGTAFAVSRDHKPDQSDERERIENAGGFVMWAGTWRVGGVLAVSRSFGDRLLKQYVIADPEIQEEKIDDSLEFLILASDGLWDVFSNEEAVAVVKEVEDPEESTKKLVGEAIKRGSADNITCVVVRFLESKTANKKSSHIPSADASSSQEATNGHQTVVTSDAEHKISANETNQDHTAVRNGSDHKMSGKETNQDVLSDLDCNAENESLNQKPIAAGSSVSSEENASAGETNQVPSKIHRGSEHKSSSSKQPSQGHITVHNNMDESVANQKNQKPTAVNNTNSTTSKASGDHSYH, from the exons atgggATATAAGGACTTGGTACTGTCTTATTCAAATAAGATGCGGGTTATTGAAGCCCCAGCAAGTGGAGGCGGTCTCAG CCAGAATGAAAAATTTAGCTATGGCTATGCAAGCTCAGCTGGCAAGAGATCATCCATGGAAGACTTTTTCGAAACAAGAATCGACGGTGTCAATGGAGAAATCGTTGGTCTTTTTGGAGTCTTTGATg GACACGGTGGAGCCGCAGCAGCTGAGTATTTGAAGCGTCATCTTTTCAGCAATCTTATCACTCATCCTAACTTCATTTCCGACACCAAATCTGCTATAG CTGATGCCTATAATCATACAGACACTGAACTCTTAAAGTCAGAAAATAATAATCACACTATAGACGCTGGTTCAACTGCCTCTACTGCTATTCTCGTTGGTGATCGTTTACTTGTTGCTAACGTTGGTGATTCCAGAGCTGTTATATGCAGAGCCGGAACTG CCTTTGCTGTGTCAAGAGACCATAAACCTGATCAAAGCGATGAGCGTGAACGCATTGAGAATGCTGGTGGTTTTGTCATGTGGGctg GGACTTGGAGAGTTGGAGGAGTTCTTGCAGTTTCTCGTTCGTTTGGTGATCGTCTTCTGAAACAGTATGTTATTGCTGACCCTGAGATTCAG GAAGAGAAGATTGATGATTCTCTTGAGTTTCTGATCCTTGCCAGCGATGGACTTTGGGATGTTTTCTCCAATGAG GAAGCTGTTGCAGTCGTTAAAGAGGTTGAAGATCCAGAGGAGTCCACCAAGAAACTTGTGGGAGAAGCAATAAAGAGAGGAAGTGCAGACAATATTACATGTGTAGTTGTACGTTTTCTTGAGAGCAAGACTGCTAATAAAAAATCTTCCCACATACCCTCAGCAGATGCCAGCTCATCCCAGGAAGCAACCAACGGTCATCAAACCGTAGTTACAAGTGACGCTGAACACAAGATCTCAGCCAATGAAACCAACCAAGACCATACGGCCGTTAGAAATGGCTCAGACCACAAGATGTCAGGCAAGGAAACCAATCAAGACGTACTCAGCGACTTGGACTGCAATGCTGAAAATGAAAGCTTGAACCAAAAGCCGATCGCAGCTGGAAGCAGCGTTTCTTCAGAAGAGAATGCTTCAGCAGGGGAAACAAATCAAGTTCCAAGCAAAATTCACCGCGGCTCAGAGCATAAGAGCTCCTCCTCCAAGCAACCTTCTCAAGGGCACATCACAGTGCACAACAATATGGACGAGAGCGTTGCTAATCAGAAGAATCAAAAGCCAACCGCAGTTAATAACACCAACTCCACCACAAGCAAGGCAAGTGGCGATCACTCTTATCACTAA
- the LOC108848367 gene encoding uncharacterized protein LOC108848367 — protein sequence MRNVVVALRHHRRRVSLFQRATRSDKPISSQLGGYIWRGKDNELPRRIISPFYLQHRTYSTEFTSVHGGRPTAEYAKLRRESLETEFGQALGAYSSKSFSAVYRFGPFLALYRAAIISFYVVKLTFWQLFVQDMRKRAVKFRETLISLGPFYIKLGQALSTRADILPSIYCQELSKLQDQIPPFPNSVAMRCIEEQLGAPVSKLFADISPKPVAAASLGQVYKAHLHSGQLVAVKVQRPGMSLSLTRDALLFHMIGGQLKRFAKARKDLLVAVNEMVRHMFDEIDYVREAKNAERFASLYSFDSGNDQVNDNAAPRNMSKNHRAENIKVPKIYWNFTRTAVLTMEWVDGIKLTDEVKLKRASLDRRDLIDQGLSCSLKQLLEVGFFHADPHPGNLVATKEGSLVYFDFGMMGNIPRHYRVGLIQILVHFVNRDSLSLANDFLSLGFLPEGVDIQAVSNALRSSFGSSTRISQDFQGVMEQLYDVMYDFNFSLPPDYALVIRSLGSLEGTAKILDPEFKVIESAYPFVIGRLLADPSPDMRKILRELVICNDGSIRWNRLERLVAAISEQSSVTSGDSPEDKTLKKSSELKSFDMHSVVSATEDLLLFILSEKGQRVRVFLLQDIIRVVDIFLEEEVLDLNMKKKQSINIGEEGTMKRVSHGFKCLSEAVKLAPGMWTAMLLRMSRKAEVHSYALEIVSALSTHFGQKVPNTCWIIFSKLLHHIHNKSQ from the exons ATGAGGAATGTCGTCGTTGCTCTCCGCCATCACCGCCGCCGTGTGTCGCTGTTCCAGAGAG CTACACGTAGTGACAAACCTATTAGCTCCCAGCTCGGTGGTTACATATGGAGAGGGAAGGATAACGAACTCCCAAGACGGATAATTTCACCATTTTACTTGCAACACAGAAC ATATTCGACGGAATTCACCAGCGTTCATGGTGGAAGACCTACTGCAGAGTATGCAAAGTTGCGGAGAGAATCCCTCGAAACCGAATTTGGACAAGCTCTTGGAGCATACAGCTCGAAAAGTTTCTCTGCGGTGTACCGCTTCGGCCCGTTTTTGGCGCTATATAGAGCCGCGATCATTTCCTTCTATGTGGTGAAGCTTACCTTTTGGCAGCTCTTTGTTCAGGATATGAGGAAACGGGCTGTCAAG TTCCGTGAGACGCTTATCAGCTTGGGGCCTTTCTACATCAAG CTCGGACAGGCACTGAGCACGAGAGCAGACATATTACCCTCTATTTATTGTCAGGAGCTTTCAAAATTGCAG GATCAAATTCCTCCATTTCCAAATAGTGTTGCCATGCGATGTATTGAAGAGCAACTGGGTGCTCCAGTGTCAAAACTTTTTGCCGATATCAGTCCAAAGCCTGTTGCTGCTGCATCTCTGGGCCAGGTATATAAAG CTCATCTGCATTCTGGACAGTTGGTAGCTGTTAAGGTTCAGAGACCTGGGATGTCCCTCTCGCTAACACGTGATGCGCTCTTATTTCATATGATCGGGGGACAACTCAAACGATTTGCAAAAGCCCGTAAGGATCTTTTGGTAGCAGTTAACGAAATG GTCAGGCATATGTTTGATGAAATAGATTACGTTCGAGAGGCAAAAAATGCAGAACGATTTGCTTCTCTATACTCTTTTGATTCAG GGAATGATCAGGTTAATGATAATGCTGCACCTAGGAATATGTCCAAGAATCATAGAGCAGAGAACATTAAAGTCCCTAAAATATACTGGAATTTTACACGCACCGCGGTTCTCACAATGGAATGGGTCGATGGCATAAAACTAACAGATGAAGTTAAGCTGAAAAGGGCTTCTCTTGATAGAAGGGACTTGATCGATCAG GGCCTATCATGCTCATTAAAGCAGCTGCTTGAGGTTGGATTCTTTCATGCTGATCCGCACCCAGGAAATCTTGTGGCTACTAAAGAAGGGTCTCTTGTTTATTTCGACTTCGGAATGATGGGAAATATTCCACGTCACTACCGTGTGGGACTTATTCAAATT CTGGTGCATTTTGTCAACCGTGACTCTCTAAGCTTGGCAAATGATTTCCTTTCCTTGGGATTTTTACCTGAAGGGGTTGATATTCAAGCAGTTTCAAATGCTTTGCGTTCTTCGTTTGGTTCTAGTACAAGAATTTCACAAGATTTCCAG GGGGTGATGGAACAATTGTATGATGTTATGTACGACTTCAATTTCTCACTGCCTCCAGATTATGCTCTTGTGATAAGATCCCTTGGCTCACTAGAAGGCACTGCAAAGATTCTCGATCCAGAGTTCAAAGTCATCGAGAGCGCGTATCCGTTTGTGATCGGGAGGCTATTAGCAGATCCAAGCCCAGATATGAGGAAAATACTAAGGGAACTTGTGATTTGTAACGATGGATCAATAAGGTGGAATCGGCTGGAACGCCTG GTAGCAGCGATATCGGAACAGTCTTCTGTGACATCTGGAGATTCTCCGGAAGACAAAACGTTGAAGAAATCATCAGAACTGAAATCATTCGACATGCATTCAGTAGTTTCGGCGACAGAAGATCTGCTGTTGTTCATATTATCAGAGAAAGGGCAGAGAGTTCGGGTCTTCCTTCTTCAGGACATAATCAGAGTGGTTGATATATTCCTGGAAGAAGAGGTTCTTGATCTgaacatgaagaagaagcaatccaTCAATATTGGG gaaGAAGGGACGATGAAAAGAGTGAGCCATGGATTCAAATGTCTGAGCGAGGCCGTGAAGCTAGCACCTGGAATGTGGACAGCGATGCTTCTTCGGATGTCAAGAAAGGCTGAGGTTCACAGTTATGCTTTAGAGATAGTGTCTGCGTTGTCTACACATTTTGGCCAGAAAGTGCCTAACACTTGTTGGATCATTTTCTCCAAACTGCTCCATCACATTCACAACAAGAgccaataa
- the LOC108848368 gene encoding uncharacterized protein LOC108848368, which translates to MEKSVDLVPALVTFLAAAHVIALVYWIYRLASDRQPPKQKPQ; encoded by the exons ATGGAGAAGTCTGTGGATCTCGTACCGGCTTTGGTTACTTTCCTCGCCGCAGCTCACGTCATCGCCTTG GTTTACTGGATTTATAGATTGGCCTCTGATCGTCAGCCTCCGAAACAAAAACCTCAGTGA
- the LOC108851775 gene encoding protein ENHANCED DISEASE RESISTANCE 2-like, whose amino-acid sequence MNQTQSSADDNNPKPARTVAMSAVPEWITETINGGSARHVDLHTGIDGWASPPGDVFSVRSADYFDNKQKCPGGDYLLSPAGVDWLKSSTKLDNILARPDNRFAHALRKAQSLGRSQNGFIFAVNFQIPGKEHYHAVHYFATEEPIPSDSLLKRFMEGDDESYRNQRFKIVSQVVKGPWIVKAAAGQFGAFLVAKTVRCTYHKGPNYFEVDIDTGSWPILSALVRLMLEYSRNLTVDIGYVIEAREEDELPERLIGGVRLCHMEVSSAFVVAPQPMKPYRMMGSAEASQADNTH is encoded by the coding sequence ATGAACCAAACCCAAAGCTCTGCTGATGATAACAATCCCAAGCCGGCCAGAACCGTAGCAATGTCTGCCGTACCGGAGTGGATAACCGAGACGATCAATGGTGGATCCGCACGCCACGTGGATCTCCATACAGGAATCGACGGCTGGGCTTCGCCTCCAGGAGACGTCTTCTCTGTCCGCTCCGCCGACTACTTCGACAACAAACAGAAATGTCCCGGCGGAGACTACCTCCTCTCCCCCGCCGGCGTCGACTGGCTCAAATCCAGTACCAAACTCGACAACATCCTAGCTCGTCCCGACAACCGCTTTGCTCACGCGCTCAGAAAAGCACAGTCTCTTGGCCGGTCCCAAAACGGCTTCATCTTCGCTGTGAACTTTCAGATTCCAGGCAAGGAACACTACCACGCGGTGCACTACTTCGCGACGGAAGAACCCATTCCATCAGACTCTCTCCTGAAACGGTTCATGGAAGGAGACGACGAATCGTACCGTAACCAGAGGTTCAAGATAGTGAGCCAAGTCGTGAAAGGGCCATGGATAGTTAAAGCCGCGGCGGGGCAGTTCGGCGCGTTTCTCGTGGCGAAGACCGTGAGGTGTACTTACCATAAAGGACCGAACTACTTTGAAGTAGATATCGATACAGGTAGCTGGCCGATCTTGTCGGCGCTTGTAAGGCTTATGTTAGAGTACTCCAGGAACCTTACGGTCGATATTGGCTACGTTATCGAGGCGCGAGAAGAGGACGAGCTGCCGGAGAGACTGATCGGAGGCGTTAGGTTGTGTCATATGGAGGTATCTTCGGCGTTTGTGGTCGCCCCGCAGCCAATGAAACCGTACAGAATGATGGGTTCAGCGGAAGCAAGCCAAGCCGACAACACGCATTGA
- the LOC108848991 gene encoding probable folate-biopterin transporter 2, which yields MVVEDHQQLENGGSVRVVVKGESHFRNVVWGPVLWIKMLAKELHWSFVFGVVSLYGINQGLGGSLGRVATEYYMKDVQKVQPSESQALTAITKIPWIIKPLWGILTDVLPIYGFHRRPYFVLAGVLGVVSMLFISVLGNLHLYLALLWMTIASAAMAIADVTIDACTAYNSIKHPSLASDMQSLCSLSSSIGALLGFFMSGILVHLVGSKGVFGLLTLPFALASVVGMVFSESHVPGFSYKQVNQKFIDAGRAMWKTMKCSDVWRPSLYMYISLALSFNIHEGLFYWFTDSKDGPLFAQETVGFILSIGSVGSILGATLYQLVLKDHPFRGICLWTQLLFALAGMLDLVLVLRLNLIFGLPDYLFIVVDEVVSQMIGRLKWMPLLVLTSKLCPHGIEGTFFALLMSIDNAGFMTSSWLGGVLLHVLKVTRTEFGNLWLAVLIRNVMRVSPLFVLFLVPKGDQNTFKLPGEIMGGDSDDEKEEARNLELASLVHSADRR from the exons ATGGTAGTAGAAGACCACCAACAACTCGAAAACGGCGGATCCGTCCGTGTGGTGGTCAAAGGAGAGAGTCATTTCCGTAATGTGGTGTGGGGCCCAGTGCTGTGGATAAAGATGCTGGCCAAAGAGCTTCACTGGAGCTTTGTCTTCGGTGTGGTCTCGCTCTACGGTATAAACCAAGGCCTCGGCGGCTCGCTGGGCCGTGTAGCCACGGAGTACTACATGAAAGATGTCCAAAAGGTTCAGCCTTCGGAGTCTCAGGCTCTCACCGCGATCACCAAGATTCCGTGGATCATCAAGCCTCTCTGGGGCATTCTCACCGATGTTCTTCCCATCTACGGCTTCCACAGACGCCCTTACTTCGTTTTGGCAGGGGTCCTTGGAGTCGTCTCTATGCTTTTCATATCGGTTCTTGGTAATCTACACCTCTACTTGGCTCTCTTGTGGATGACGATAGCAAGCGCTGCGATGGCCATAGCTGATGTGACCATCGATGCTTGCACTGCCTACAACAGTATCAAACACCCTTCTCTTGCCTCGGATATGCAGAGCTTATGTAGCTTAAGCTCTTCCATTGGTGCACTTCTTGGTTTCTTCATGAGTGGCATCTTAGTTCATCTTGTTGGCTCTAAG GGTGTGTTTGGCTTGCTGACACTCCCATTTGCGTTGGCATCAGTAGTGGGGATGGTGTTTAGTGAGTCCCATGTTCCTGGTTTCTCTTACAAACAG GTAAACCAGAAGTTTATAGACGCAGGGAGAGCGATGTGGAAGACAATGAAGTGCTCAGATGTGTGGAGGCCGAGTCTGTATATGTACATTTCCCTTGCTCTTAGTTTCAACATTCACGAAGGTCTCTTCTATTGGTTCACAGATTCAAAAGATGGCCCTTTGTTTGCTCAG GAAACCGTTGGTTTCATCCTCTCGATTGGTTCAGTTGGGTCGATTCTAGGAGCAACCTTGTACCAGCTAGTCCTAAAAGACCATCCCTTCCGTGGCATTTGTCTGTGGACTCAACTTCTCTTCGCCTTGGCGGGAATGCTCGACCTCGTTCTCGTGCTGCGTCTCAACTTAATATTCGGCTTACCGGACTATCTCTTCATAGTGGTCGATGAGGTAGTGTCTCAGATGATAGGACGCCTGAAATGGATGCCGCTGCTCGTGCTCACTTCGAAGCTCTGTCCTCACGGGATCGAAGGGACTTTCTTCGCGTTGCTCATGTCTATCGACAACGCGGGGTTCATGACCTCTTCTTGGCTCGGAGGAGTGCTGTTGCACGTCCTCAAGGTGACTAGGACGGAGTTTGGTAACCTCTGGCTCGCGGTTTTGATAAGGAATGTGATGAGAGTTTCGCCGCTCTTTGTTCTGTTCCTTGTGCCTAAGGGAGATCAGAACACGTTTAAGCTCCCTGGTGAGATCATGGGAGGAGATTCTGATgatgagaaagaagaagctcGGAACTTGGAGTTGGCGTCTCTTGTTCATTCCGCTGATAGAAGATAG
- the LOC108855461 gene encoding uncharacterized protein LOC108855461, with product MEGGGGSSSSSSAAVAGGGIVPKSAMEAVKQTLALLEEVKPQLEEMLSLAEPEVLAQMQPLKRAKVMYMLAEATTTIFNLRLRCTGVNPDDHRVKSEIERLDVYKEKLQRCTDRSKEPLRPTTVLNRQAATRFIEHSLPDLSSAQKQNIRDLSKGEKSRMRYSETNAKKRKYQSNEKQQSVRSAAKEFLEKAARELNGNNDNGLKGPLVAAADASDDVEMSTA from the exons atggaaggaggaggaggaagtagtagtagtagtagcgCCGCCGTAGCAGGAGGAGGAATCGTTCCGAAATCAGCGATGGAGGCTGTGAAACAAACACTGGCTCTCCTCGAGGAAGTGAAACCGCAGCTCGAGGAGATGCTGTCTCTAGCGGAGCCAGAGGTTCTTGCACAAATGCAGCCGTTGAAGCGAGCTAAGGTTATGTACATGCTCGCCGAAGCCACCACAACCATTTTCAATC TGAGGTTGAGATGTACGGGCGTTAATCCCGACGATCATCGTGTTAAATCTGAAATt GAGAGGCTTGACGTCTACAAAGAGAAGCTTCAACGGTGTACGGACCGAAGCAAAG AACCATTGCGTCCGACTACAGTCTTAAACCGTCAGGCAGCAACCCGATTCATCGAACACTCTCTGCCTGATCTTTCATCTG CTCAAAAGCAAAACATTAGAGACCTCAGCAAAGGAGAGAAATCAAGGATGAGGTATTCGGAAACAAATGCTAAAAAGAGGAAATACCAATCAAATGAGAAACAACAGTCTGTTCGATCTGCTGCAAAGGAATTTCTTGAAAAGGCAGCTCGTGAGCTTAATGGTAACAACGATAATGGTTTGAAGGGCCCTCTAGTGGCGGCAGCTGATGCTTCAGATGATGTTGAAATGAGTACAGCCTGa
- the LOC108855462 gene encoding early nodulin-like protein 13: MAQTTLVHTSCLLFFFFLLADLACCKEILVGGKPSAWKIPSSPSDSLNKWAESLRFHVGDSLVWKYDGGKDSVLQVTKEAYINCNTTNPAANYSNGDTKVKLDRSGSFFFISGTKSNCVEGEKLHIVVMSSSRGGGHTGGFFTGSAPSPAPSSHALSGAPAVSPATGSANSLNRRIGVLGFVGLAVVLLCL, translated from the exons ATGGCTCAGACAACTCTAGTTCACACTTCCTGTCtgttattcttcttcttcttgttggcTGATCTCGCATGTTGCAAAGAGATTCTGGTCGGGGGCAAACCCAGCGCCTGGAAAATCCCTTCTTCACCTTCTGATTCACTCAACAAATGGGCTGAGAGTTTGCGGTTTCACGTCGGCGATTCTCTCG TGTGGAAGTACGATGGGGGAAAAGACTCGGTTCTGCAAGTGACTAAAGAAGCCTACATTAATTGCAACACCACAAACCCAGCAGCCAATTACAGCAATGGAGACACCAAGGTGAAGCTAGATAGATCtggttctttcttcttcatcagcgGCACCAAGAGCAACTGTGTGGAAGGCGAGAAGCTTCACATTGTTGTCATGTCCTCCTCTCGTGGTGGTGGCCACACCGGTGGTTTCTTCACCGGCTCAGCTCCTTCTCCCGCGCCTTCTTCTCATGCTCTTTCGGGAGCTCCAGCTGTTTCCCCTGCAACCGGTTCTGCTAATTCTTTGAATAGACGAATTGGAGTTTTGGGATTTGTTGGATTAGCAGTTGTTTTGCTCTGCCTCTGA